In one window of Thermotoga sp. Mc24 DNA:
- a CDS encoding carbohydrate ABC transporter permease, whose amino-acid sequence MTKKKWWVPYVFLALPLVLYFIWVIFPIFQTIVLSFTNWDSVSPTFRFVGCENYKQLFNDQYFWLSLKNNIKWLVSFVAIAIPLGLGMAMLLDQKFPGNKVFKTFIYLPMTLSFVVIGQIWSWILEPRNGVLNEFLRAIGLDSLSKPWLSDPKIVTWALIMAALWRQIAYAMVLFLAGLKNVSTELVEAAYVDGANSWQRFWYVILPALRPAMVIAVTVNIIDSLRAFDIVYVMTRGGPFYSSSVMANYMYIQSFHNYRMGYGSAIAVIQFLITLGFIIIYLLYTLKKEEEIA is encoded by the coding sequence GTGACGAAGAAAAAGTGGTGGGTTCCATACGTGTTCCTGGCATTACCTCTTGTTCTTTATTTCATATGGGTTATATTTCCCATATTTCAAACCATAGTGTTGAGCTTCACCAACTGGGACAGTGTCAGTCCTACCTTCAGATTCGTCGGATGTGAAAACTACAAACAACTTTTCAATGATCAATACTTTTGGCTATCCCTGAAAAACAACATAAAATGGCTCGTCTCATTCGTTGCAATCGCTATTCCACTCGGTCTTGGGATGGCGATGTTGCTGGATCAAAAATTTCCAGGGAACAAGGTTTTCAAAACGTTCATTTATTTACCGATGACTTTGTCTTTTGTCGTGATTGGTCAGATATGGTCGTGGATTTTAGAGCCAAGAAATGGGGTTTTGAACGAATTCCTGAGAGCGATAGGGCTTGATAGTCTTTCGAAACCATGGTTGAGCGATCCGAAAATTGTTACTTGGGCGTTGATAATGGCAGCGCTCTGGAGGCAGATAGCGTACGCGATGGTGTTGTTCTTGGCAGGGCTAAAAAATGTTTCAACAGAGCTTGTGGAGGCTGCATACGTTGATGGAGCGAACTCGTGGCAGAGATTCTGGTACGTCATCCTTCCAGCTTTGAGACCGGCGATGGTGATAGCGGTGACCGTGAATATAATCGATTCTCTGAGGGCTTTTGACATAGTCTATGTGATGACCAGAGGTGGCCCTTTCTACTCATCTAGCGTGATGGCCAATTACATGTACATACAATCCTTCCACAACTACAGGATGGGTTATGGATCTGCGATAGCTGTCATACAATTTCTCATAACACTCGGATTCATAATAATCTATCTACTTTACACACTCAAAAAGGAGGAAGAAATCGCATGA
- a CDS encoding NADH-quinone oxidoreductase subunit D, whose translation MGKTKLFFGPNHPGMHGNFSVHMYVEGDVVKKARPVPGFLHRGFEKLMERRYWYSNISLIPRICVPEPDINEICYAIAIEKIAKVKVPERAQWIRMIVLELARIANHIWTVGGIGGPLGLYTASYWGVADRDRILDIFEALCGARVYHMYIIPGGVRKNMTPKIEDMIWKTLDYIESRLPDYENLVFKNRIVHSRLRGRLILTREQAMEMGVTGVGLRATGVEYDIRKVDPYLFYDRVEFEVPTATDGDAFSRVYLKFKEIPQSIKIIRQALEKMPQVDRVNVPIGRGNGLRRIVPKGMAYVHVESTRGEYGFFVVSDGKNKPYRVAVRGASYPQGLYGIEKYLPGTRIEDVPIWLATMDVCAPEIDR comes from the coding sequence ATGGGTAAAACGAAACTCTTTTTCGGACCGAATCACCCGGGAATGCACGGAAATTTCTCGGTTCATATGTACGTGGAAGGAGATGTTGTGAAGAAAGCAAGACCAGTGCCAGGATTTCTTCACAGAGGATTTGAAAAACTCATGGAAAGGCGTTACTGGTATTCTAACATCTCGCTCATACCGAGAATCTGTGTTCCCGAACCAGACATAAACGAAATATGCTACGCTATAGCAATCGAAAAGATAGCGAAAGTCAAAGTTCCAGAAAGGGCCCAGTGGATACGAATGATTGTTCTGGAACTTGCAAGGATAGCGAACCATATCTGGACCGTTGGGGGGATAGGAGGCCCCCTCGGACTGTACACGGCATCTTACTGGGGTGTCGCGGACAGGGACAGGATTCTCGATATATTCGAGGCGCTGTGCGGTGCAAGAGTGTACCATATGTACATCATTCCCGGCGGTGTGAGAAAGAACATGACACCAAAAATAGAGGATATGATCTGGAAGACACTTGACTACATAGAGTCAAGGCTGCCCGATTATGAAAATCTGGTCTTCAAGAATAGGATCGTCCATTCGAGGCTCAGGGGGAGACTCATTTTGACCAGAGAACAGGCAATGGAGATGGGAGTCACCGGGGTTGGTTTGAGAGCCACCGGCGTGGAGTACGATATAAGAAAGGTGGATCCTTACCTGTTCTACGACAGAGTGGAGTTTGAGGTTCCAACGGCAACAGACGGAGACGCTTTCAGCAGGGTCTATCTGAAGTTCAAAGAGATACCTCAGAGTATAAAAATCATCAGACAGGCTCTGGAGAAGATGCCACAGGTTGACAGAGTGAACGTTCCTATCGGTCGTGGGAACGGTCTCAGAAGAATCGTTCCAAAGGGTATGGCTTACGTGCATGTGGAATCGACGAGAGGCGAATACGGATTCTTCGTCGTTTCTGATGGAAAGAATAAACCCTACAGAGTGGCGGTGAGGGGAGCTTCTTATCCTCAGGGACTCTACGGAATAGAAAAGTACCTCCCAGGAACGAGGATAGAAGACGTCCCCATCTGGCTCGCCACGATGGACGTTTGTGCACCCGAAATAGACAGATGA
- a CDS encoding NADH-quinone oxidoreductase subunit C → MTNSMNNALKTLEVFRPEVEEIDEREVKLSVAPDRVILVLETLKSLGYSHLSLKTCIDWIEDSQFELVYIPFSWKDGGKFIVTTRIDRNNPQFVTVKEIWPVARFYEREIHEFFGVKFSGNKDMKPLFLELWDDKPPLRKDFDPLEYSRRKFPGREYQKDVIDEAKKIFRGEING, encoded by the coding sequence ATGACGAATTCCATGAATAATGCGTTGAAAACTCTGGAAGTTTTCCGGCCAGAGGTCGAAGAAATAGACGAAAGAGAAGTGAAGCTGTCCGTCGCACCGGATAGAGTTATTCTCGTGCTGGAAACTTTGAAATCTCTCGGCTATTCACACCTCTCTTTGAAGACCTGCATAGACTGGATCGAGGACAGTCAGTTCGAGCTGGTGTACATTCCCTTCTCGTGGAAAGACGGCGGAAAATTCATCGTTACAACGAGGATAGACAGAAACAATCCGCAGTTCGTAACAGTGAAGGAAATATGGCCTGTTGCGAGGTTCTACGAGAGAGAAATCCATGAGTTCTTCGGCGTGAAGTTCTCTGGAAACAAGGATATGAAGCCGCTCTTCTTAGAACTCTGGGACGACAAACCACCCCTCAGAAAGGATTTCGATCCTCTTGAGTACTCCAGAAGAAAATTCCCTGGGAGGGAGTACCAGAAAGACGTGATAGACGAGGCGAAAAAGATATTCAGAGGTGAGATCAATGGGTAA
- a CDS encoding ABC transporter substrate-binding protein, which translates to MKFRFFLVTLLVVLSVFVLAKEKIVVNSYISDPAPRIVFAELVKMFEEKHPEYDVVVNTFPHEDFKTLLRTWLNSDEAPDVVTWFAGERMRYFASKGLLESMDNIFAPQTFEDYFPASFRSACEYDGKIYFIPQSWYWWGVYYRKSVFEKYGITPPRTWDEFLKVCETLKENGITPITIGTKYLWPAAGWFDYLDLRVNGLDFHLKLTAGEIPYTDSRVKKVFEYWKQLVEKGYFLENHSSYTWQEAAAFLFRGEAGMYLIGQFIKDVAPASVKDDLDFFRFPVINPEIGLYEETPIDGFMIPAKAKNKEGAKVFLRFISEKDIQEYFAAKLGRLAANKNAKPADEHAAKGLKMILESNGVAQFYDRDTNPEMATAGMNGFVEFMIYPEKLDQILENLEKERQRIFGK; encoded by the coding sequence ATGAAATTCAGGTTTTTCCTTGTAACACTTCTTGTAGTTTTGAGTGTTTTCGTACTGGCCAAAGAAAAGATTGTAGTGAACTCCTACATTTCAGACCCAGCTCCGAGAATAGTCTTTGCCGAACTCGTTAAGATGTTCGAAGAGAAGCACCCTGAGTATGATGTGGTTGTCAACACGTTCCCACACGAGGACTTCAAAACACTCCTCAGAACCTGGTTGAATTCAGACGAAGCCCCAGATGTTGTTACATGGTTTGCAGGAGAAAGAATGAGGTACTTCGCCAGCAAAGGATTGCTCGAATCAATGGATAACATCTTCGCTCCTCAGACTTTCGAAGATTACTTCCCTGCATCTTTCAGAAGCGCATGTGAATATGATGGAAAAATCTATTTCATTCCTCAGAGTTGGTACTGGTGGGGAGTGTACTACAGGAAGTCTGTTTTTGAAAAATACGGAATAACACCACCAAGAACATGGGACGAATTCTTGAAGGTTTGTGAAACACTCAAAGAGAATGGGATCACTCCAATAACCATTGGAACAAAGTATCTCTGGCCTGCAGCAGGATGGTTCGATTATCTTGATCTCAGAGTGAATGGCCTCGATTTCCATTTGAAACTCACGGCCGGTGAGATTCCTTACACCGATTCCAGAGTCAAAAAGGTGTTCGAGTACTGGAAACAACTCGTTGAAAAAGGTTATTTCCTAGAAAATCACTCTTCATACACGTGGCAGGAGGCGGCAGCTTTCCTCTTCAGAGGGGAAGCAGGAATGTATCTCATCGGTCAATTCATAAAAGACGTTGCACCAGCTTCTGTGAAAGATGATCTCGATTTCTTCAGATTCCCGGTTATAAACCCCGAAATCGGTCTGTACGAAGAAACGCCAATAGATGGATTCATGATACCGGCAAAAGCCAAAAACAAAGAAGGAGCGAAGGTGTTCCTCAGATTCATTTCTGAAAAGGATATTCAAGAGTACTTCGCAGCAAAACTTGGAAGACTTGCAGCGAACAAGAACGCAAAACCAGCTGATGAACATGCTGCGAAGGGACTGAAGATGATCCTCGAGTCAAATGGAGTAGCTCAGTTCTACGACAGGGACACGAACCCGGAAATGGCAACAGCTGGCATGAACGGTTTTGTCGAGTTCATGATCTATCCTGAAAAGCTCGACCAGATCTTGGAAAATCTCGAGAAAGAAAGACAGAGAATATTCGGAAAATAA
- a CDS encoding sodium:proton antiporter, which translates to MIYVISILLVGIGIYGLLTQKNLFKHLVSLTIIDTAVNLFVIALGYKEGNAPIYTDKVTNFSLNFVDPLPQALVLTAIVIGVGVLALGASLLVRIKERHSSLDLEEMKGVKE; encoded by the coding sequence ATGATCTACGTGATATCCATTCTTCTCGTGGGAATAGGAATTTACGGCTTGCTTACGCAGAAGAATCTCTTCAAACATCTTGTCTCACTCACAATTATCGATACGGCTGTTAACCTGTTCGTAATAGCGCTTGGTTACAAGGAAGGAAACGCTCCCATATACACGGATAAAGTCACAAACTTCTCGCTGAACTTCGTTGACCCTCTACCACAAGCTCTCGTTCTCACAGCGATCGTCATAGGTGTTGGTGTGCTGGCACTCGGAGCTTCTCTTCTCGTTCGGATCAAAGAAAGACACTCCTCACTTGATCTCGAAGAGATGAAGGGAGTGAAAGAATGA
- a CDS encoding complex I subunit 5 family protein: MISLLVAVPLLTAFISLFWKKTLGVLFSLVTLFNVIVVLSEWFPGVVEIHALGNWKPPFGINLVLDDASFYAVLIVNLIFLMVSFLPVETKKGYETSLMLLLGATNGFVLMGDLFNSFVLMEIITITAVTIAAKRENFYNAYKYLILGGVGGSFYLLATIFAYSAVGSLNMAHIAMVGLSGSSLLAVTMLYTIGLGVEAKLFPLNGWVPGVYGGNEISSIVLGTAVSFAVLYMLGRLFGTVFHGSGLNTLYVLSLVTILTGGMAALRESRLLRAFAYSSVAQTGVVTAMISKGTENALNLAYFHLTNDVIAKFVIFLVAGFLIHRYRDLNGVFRKHKLIGISFSMATFSLVGFPMFAGFQSKIRMIMEAFSEKDFLFPAVLLITTVIEVGYVIRWNVKLWFEEETVGEKSKVPLTIELFSFALAILLVVVFLDPDMFLEGTQKMAKALLDTGSYVSGVFSAVKGGM, from the coding sequence ATGATAAGTCTGCTCGTGGCTGTACCACTCCTCACGGCCTTCATCTCGCTCTTCTGGAAAAAGACGTTGGGGGTTCTGTTCTCGCTGGTGACTCTGTTCAACGTGATCGTAGTTCTCAGCGAGTGGTTTCCGGGCGTCGTGGAGATTCATGCCTTGGGAAACTGGAAACCGCCGTTTGGTATAAACCTCGTTCTGGACGATGCTAGTTTTTACGCTGTTCTGATTGTGAACCTCATCTTTTTAATGGTTTCGTTTCTGCCAGTGGAAACAAAGAAAGGATACGAAACCTCTCTCATGCTCCTTCTAGGGGCCACGAATGGATTCGTTCTGATGGGAGATCTCTTCAACTCGTTCGTCCTCATGGAAATAATCACGATAACAGCGGTCACGATAGCTGCGAAGAGAGAAAACTTCTACAACGCTTACAAATACCTGATACTCGGCGGTGTTGGTGGATCGTTCTATCTTCTGGCGACGATCTTTGCTTACAGCGCTGTGGGAAGTTTGAATATGGCTCACATCGCGATGGTGGGACTTTCTGGAAGCTCTCTACTTGCGGTGACTATGCTTTACACGATCGGTCTTGGAGTTGAGGCGAAACTGTTCCCGCTGAACGGATGGGTCCCTGGAGTTTACGGTGGAAACGAGATCTCTTCAATCGTTCTCGGAACGGCCGTTTCGTTCGCTGTTCTTTACATGCTCGGAAGACTCTTTGGAACGGTATTTCACGGCAGTGGATTGAACACTCTGTACGTCCTCTCCCTCGTTACGATCCTGACCGGTGGGATGGCGGCACTCAGAGAGTCCAGACTGTTGAGGGCTTTCGCTTATTCGAGCGTCGCGCAAACCGGAGTTGTGACTGCGATGATATCTAAGGGAACGGAAAATGCCTTGAATCTTGCGTATTTTCATCTCACGAACGATGTTATAGCAAAGTTCGTGATCTTTCTCGTGGCAGGTTTTCTGATTCACAGATACAGAGATCTGAATGGAGTTTTCAGAAAACACAAATTGATTGGAATTTCTTTCAGCATGGCCACGTTTTCTCTGGTGGGATTTCCGATGTTCGCAGGCTTTCAGAGCAAAATCAGAATGATTATGGAAGCTTTCTCAGAGAAAGATTTCCTGTTTCCGGCTGTGCTTCTCATCACAACGGTCATCGAGGTTGGATATGTGATCAGATGGAACGTGAAACTCTGGTTCGAAGAAGAAACCGTTGGGGAAAAATCGAAAGTACCTCTCACGATCGAGTTGTTCTCCTTTGCCCTTGCGATCCTTCTAGTTGTCGTCTTTCTGGACCCTGATATGTTTCTTGAAGGAACACAAAAGATGGCAAAAGCCCTTCTGGATACAGGAAGCTATGTGAGTGGTGTCTTTTCTGCGGTGAAGGGAGGGATGTGA
- the mnhG gene encoding monovalent cation/H(+) antiporter subunit G, translating to MNEVIGEVLIAIGAFFNFLGGLGVFGMSDVYNRLQAGTKATTLGTFSTVLGIGIAKPEFLLKAIVIITFIALTNPVGSSVLARASYLSGVKPCECTVIDEYKGGDER from the coding sequence ATGAACGAGGTTATCGGAGAGGTACTGATAGCGATAGGGGCGTTTTTTAACTTTCTCGGAGGCCTCGGTGTTTTCGGAATGTCTGACGTTTACAACAGACTTCAGGCGGGTACCAAGGCCACGACTCTCGGAACCTTCTCAACTGTACTGGGAATCGGTATCGCAAAACCGGAATTTCTTCTGAAAGCCATCGTTATCATCACGTTCATCGCCCTTACAAATCCTGTTGGAAGCTCTGTGCTGGCCAGAGCTTCCTATCTTTCGGGTGTGAAACCGTGTGAGTGCACGGTTATCGACGAATACAAAGGTGGTGATGAAAGATGA
- a CDS encoding respiratory chain complex I subunit 1 family protein, translating into MIKALFNLVLAFFLVLSLEGIARKIVARVQRRIGPPWYQNFIDVFKALSKHPFSNGWIFDFGVLMALGGSIATAMLMPLGSLKWTTFPNTDNFFVITYLFTVSALGMAMGMVGSGNPWASIGISRALTQMLGYELPFLIVMASVIFNYKTASIHQLITLQGDKWNLFSMPLGAIVVFISLIGMIGKKPFDIAIALAEIASGPMVELSGKYLGLLQIMYDFSLFVEISLFVNVFLGGGSLGWFLVKFVTVWVVAVLISSVLPRFRIEQMLKFYWGVPLGLAFLNALLVVLGLTL; encoded by the coding sequence ATGATAAAAGCGCTGTTTAACCTCGTTCTTGCCTTCTTTCTCGTTCTATCTCTTGAGGGAATCGCAAGAAAAATAGTCGCAAGGGTCCAGAGGAGAATAGGGCCTCCCTGGTACCAGAACTTCATAGATGTCTTCAAGGCACTGTCGAAACATCCCTTTAGCAATGGATGGATCTTTGATTTTGGAGTCCTGATGGCGCTTGGGGGATCTATCGCGACAGCTATGCTCATGCCTCTTGGCTCCTTAAAGTGGACTACGTTCCCGAATACAGATAACTTCTTCGTGATCACGTACCTGTTCACCGTTAGTGCCCTCGGCATGGCGATGGGAATGGTGGGAAGCGGAAACCCTTGGGCTTCCATAGGTATAAGCAGGGCGCTCACACAGATGCTCGGCTACGAACTACCGTTCCTGATCGTTATGGCATCCGTCATATTCAATTACAAAACCGCGTCGATACACCAGTTGATAACCCTTCAAGGAGATAAATGGAATCTGTTCAGTATGCCCCTTGGAGCGATTGTGGTGTTCATTTCACTCATCGGAATGATTGGAAAAAAACCCTTTGACATCGCTATCGCTCTCGCTGAAATAGCCTCCGGTCCCATGGTGGAATTGTCCGGAAAGTACCTCGGTCTTCTTCAGATAATGTACGACTTCTCACTGTTCGTTGAGATCTCTCTCTTTGTGAACGTATTCCTCGGTGGTGGAAGCCTCGGCTGGTTCCTCGTGAAATTCGTGACCGTCTGGGTCGTAGCAGTTCTCATCTCTTCTGTTCTTCCGAGGTTCAGAATAGAACAGATGCTGAAGTTCTACTGGGGTGTTCCTCTTGGACTCGCTTTCTTGAACGCACTCCTTGTGGTGCTCGGTTTGACACTCTGA
- a CDS encoding LacI family DNA-binding transcriptional regulator, whose product MKKKYVTIRDIAERAGVSINTVSRALNNKPDISEETRRKILKIALELGYVKNATASSLRSKRTNIVGVIIADSANPFYAEVLKGIEAASRKYGYQIMLMNTERIYENEEKAIEVLLQRRVDGLLITPVQDRSDDIRVLIERKVPFVIVGRHFEELEVDEIHSDEVKGGYLATRHLIERGRKNILMISGYLFKSAAYMRLEGYRKALKEYGIPFREEMIIETDIDIESGYQAMREAIKKGLEFDAVFCYNDLLAFGAMKALKERGYRIPEDVAVVGYDDIVYSSFVCPSLTTVRIKKFEMGFEAFRMLLQRLKGRRKKRKRVILDVELVVRESS is encoded by the coding sequence GTGAAAAAAAAGTATGTGACAATTAGGGACATTGCAGAAAGGGCAGGAGTTTCAATAAACACCGTTTCAAGGGCACTCAACAACAAACCCGACATCAGTGAAGAAACCAGAAGAAAGATACTGAAAATTGCTCTAGAGCTCGGATACGTGAAAAATGCCACCGCTTCCTCTTTGAGGAGCAAGCGAACGAACATCGTGGGGGTCATCATAGCCGACAGTGCCAATCCGTTCTATGCGGAGGTCTTGAAGGGAATAGAAGCCGCCTCAAGAAAGTACGGCTATCAGATCATGCTCATGAACACCGAAAGAATCTACGAAAATGAAGAGAAGGCTATAGAGGTGCTTCTCCAGAGAAGAGTCGATGGCCTTCTCATAACGCCTGTTCAAGACAGATCAGACGACATAAGAGTTTTAATTGAAAGAAAGGTTCCCTTCGTTATAGTCGGCAGACACTTCGAAGAGTTAGAAGTGGATGAGATCCACAGTGATGAGGTGAAGGGAGGGTATCTCGCAACCAGACATCTCATAGAAAGAGGAAGAAAAAATATCCTCATGATCAGCGGGTATCTGTTCAAATCAGCTGCCTACATGCGACTTGAAGGATATAGAAAGGCCCTGAAAGAGTACGGAATTCCATTCAGAGAAGAAATGATCATTGAAACAGACATCGATATAGAGAGTGGATATCAAGCGATGCGGGAAGCCATTAAAAAGGGACTTGAGTTTGATGCGGTCTTCTGCTATAACGACTTACTCGCTTTCGGTGCAATGAAGGCCTTGAAAGAGCGTGGGTATCGTATACCGGAAGATGTTGCTGTTGTTGGCTATGATGATATTGTTTATTCTTCTTTTGTCTGTCCATCTCTGACAACGGTGAGGATAAAGAAGTTCGAAATGGGTTTTGAAGCGTTTAGAATGCTTCTTCAAAGATTGAAAGGACGAAGAAAGAAAAGAAAACGAGTAATCTTGGACGTGGAGCTTGTTGTGAGGGAAAGTAGTTAG
- a CDS encoding Na(+)/H(+) antiporter subunit B, with protein MNLLIWLTGGMMLIAAFFAVEARKILDSVIALSSLSLLSVFLFIIMKAPDVAITEASVGAGLTTAVLLITLFKTGKDDEK; from the coding sequence ATGAACCTGCTGATATGGCTGACTGGAGGAATGATGCTGATTGCTGCCTTCTTCGCGGTTGAAGCGAGAAAAATTCTGGACAGCGTCATAGCACTCTCATCGCTTAGTCTTCTTTCGGTGTTTCTCTTCATCATCATGAAAGCTCCAGATGTTGCCATAACGGAAGCTTCGGTTGGCGCGGGTCTCACAACGGCTGTCCTTCTCATCACACTCTTCAAAACGGGAAAGGATGATGAAAAATGA
- a CDS encoding cation:proton antiporter gives MSLLFFVLVGAGVLLSFIRVIIGPTSSDRVAALDTMNVMLTGLIVFLAYVFDRAIYMDIALVYALLSFLETIIVSRYLEGRK, from the coding sequence ATGAGTCTCTTGTTCTTCGTTCTCGTTGGAGCCGGTGTTCTGCTTTCATTCATCAGGGTAATAATAGGTCCCACTTCCTCTGACAGGGTGGCAGCTCTCGACACGATGAATGTTATGCTAACAGGCCTCATAGTCTTCCTTGCTTACGTTTTCGACAGAGCGATTTATATGGATATCGCCCTTGTTTACGCCCTTCTTTCTTTTCTGGAAACGATCATCGTATCCCGTTATCTGGAGGGGAGAAAATGA
- a CDS encoding proton-conducting transporter transmembrane domain-containing protein: MGLLPLVLLTLSVFIYFVSKISLKTGAFLNFLAGLFTILYIFTLKVSTFEKLDLFGLNIQFEWTNVSFYFSFVSLLVIVSVMLFSTKWLETQKYRASYNMFLLMVTAGSLGVFMAADLIALYIFWEVAVLSSLLIVPMEKKGARRAVVVYAVMNAVGTYAFIYGAFLAYQRYGTLSIHGIAQGMLNDTSIGFKIAVFFLLLSAAGIAKSGIFPLHIWLRETHGLAPNAFSSVLSGQFIKLGNYIFLLVLSVIPSLKVFSEATVYSGIPLPNYILIVLGNVSIVIGTLMAIKQDDMKILMAYSSVANGGYILIGIGTMDPLGFEGGMFHIFNHAVASAVIFMAFAAVIYRTKTQKISEMGGLIHKMPVTFLAYLFSIISLAGIPPMSGFISKWMIYQALVRKGMFITAFLTFFGSIGSFLYVFRPLAGVFLGQLPRKYRDVKEAPAVMLTPMVLLVLISFFLGVWPFPILQTIEKNQSGFECHAFLQNI; encoded by the coding sequence ATGGGTCTTCTACCATTAGTTCTCCTCACACTTTCCGTTTTCATCTACTTCGTCTCGAAGATAAGCTTGAAAACAGGAGCGTTTCTGAATTTTCTGGCAGGGCTTTTCACCATTCTGTACATCTTCACATTGAAGGTGAGCACTTTTGAGAAGTTGGATCTGTTCGGTTTAAATATCCAGTTCGAATGGACAAACGTATCTTTTTATTTCTCTTTTGTCAGTCTTCTGGTGATTGTATCTGTGATGCTCTTTTCTACGAAGTGGCTCGAGACTCAAAAGTATCGGGCAAGCTACAATATGTTCCTGCTCATGGTAACGGCGGGATCACTCGGTGTTTTCATGGCTGCTGACCTCATCGCACTTTACATCTTCTGGGAAGTAGCAGTCCTCTCTTCACTACTGATCGTTCCCATGGAGAAGAAAGGAGCGCGAAGAGCAGTTGTTGTGTACGCGGTCATGAACGCTGTGGGAACGTACGCTTTCATCTATGGAGCGTTCCTCGCGTATCAAAGGTATGGAACACTGAGCATACACGGCATAGCACAGGGTATGCTCAATGACACTTCGATAGGTTTCAAAATAGCCGTTTTTTTTTTGCTTTTGAGTGCAGCTGGTATAGCGAAAAGTGGTATATTTCCACTACACATCTGGCTTAGAGAAACTCATGGTCTTGCACCAAATGCGTTTTCTTCAGTACTTTCCGGACAGTTCATCAAACTCGGAAACTACATCTTTTTACTCGTTCTCTCCGTTATACCTTCCTTGAAAGTCTTCTCAGAAGCCACCGTTTATTCAGGAATTCCTCTTCCAAACTACATTCTCATCGTTCTTGGAAACGTGTCGATTGTAATAGGAACGCTCATGGCGATAAAGCAGGATGATATGAAGATTCTCATGGCTTATTCCTCGGTTGCGAACGGAGGATACATCCTGATAGGAATCGGCACCATGGATCCACTGGGTTTCGAAGGAGGAATGTTTCATATTTTCAACCACGCCGTTGCCTCTGCGGTTATATTCATGGCTTTCGCTGCGGTCATCTACAGAACAAAGACACAGAAGATCAGCGAAATGGGTGGTCTGATCCACAAAATGCCTGTTACTTTCCTCGCTTATCTCTTTTCCATCATCTCTCTTGCCGGAATTCCTCCAATGAGCGGTTTCATATCGAAGTGGATGATCTATCAGGCACTGGTCAGGAAAGGTATGTTCATAACAGCTTTCTTGACTTTCTTTGGATCGATAGGATCTTTCCTTTATGTCTTCAGGCCACTCGCAGGGGTGTTTCTGGGACAGCTTCCTAGAAAGTACAGGGACGTTAAAGAGGCCCCCGCTGTGATGCTGACACCCATGGTTCTTCTTGTTCTCATCAGTTTCTTTCTTGGTGTGTGGCCCTTCCCCATCCTCCAGACGATCGAAAAAAATCAGAGTGGATTTGAATGTCACGCCTTCCTTCAAAATATCTGA
- a CDS encoding Na+/H+ antiporter subunit E has protein sequence MFLPIFIIEMVKANIDVALRVLNPRLPLKPGFVEVKTNLKKDASRLFLANSITLTPETLSVDVKDDRIFVHWIEVKSTKEKERHISGKFKRLVKGVFE, from the coding sequence ATGTTCCTTCCCATCTTCATCATAGAGATGGTGAAAGCCAACATCGATGTTGCCTTAAGGGTCTTGAATCCACGCCTTCCGCTCAAACCGGGCTTTGTTGAAGTAAAAACAAATCTGAAAAAAGACGCTTCTCGTCTCTTTCTTGCCAACAGCATAACCCTCACTCCTGAAACACTCAGTGTGGATGTGAAAGACGACAGGATCTTTGTCCACTGGATCGAAGTGAAATCCACTAAAGAGAAAGAAAGACACATTTCTGGAAAGTTCAAGAGACTCGTCAAGGGGGTGTTCGAATGA